One uncultured Fusobacterium sp. genomic window, AGTTAAAACCTTTTGTGAAATATCACCTAAACTTTTTCTTAGTTCGCCAAATCTTTTTGTTCCTGTTAATAATTCTCTTATTATCAATACCTTCCATTTATTACTTATTAATGTCAGTGTTACTTCTACTGGACAATTAGGTAAAATTTTTTTTAACATTTTTACTTCCTCCAAATACTTAATTTACATAAATGTCACCTTTTGGTTACTAGCTTACAAAAAAGTGCTTACTTTACAAAAGTATATTATTTTTCTATTATATAATCAAGTAAATATCAAATCATTTTGGAGGTTAAATTATGAATGAAGTAATTAAATTTTTAAACGAAAACCCAATACAATATTTTGCAACTATTGGATTAGATAACAAACCTAAAATTCGTCCTTTCCAATTTATGTTAGAAGATAATAACAAACTTTATTTTTGCACTTCTAACCAAAAAGAAATATATAAAGAATTGCAAAAAAATCCTTATATTGAAATTTGTATATCTGATAAAAATTTTGCTTGGTTAAGATTAAATGGTAAAGTAGTGTTTTCAAAAGATGAAAATATTAAAAAGAAAATTATTGAAAATAATCCTTTAGTAAAATCTATTTATAAAGAATTTAATAATCCAATTTTTGAAATTTTTTATCTTGAAGATGCAAAAGGAAGTATTTCTACACTTTCAACTTCAGCCCCTAAAATTTATTCATTATAACATTTATTATATAGTTTCAAAAAATAGAAAAAATCCCTTTTGGGGAAGAGGGATTTTTCTTATTTTCTATATATTAAAACATCTTGGGGAAAGATTTATGATATAAATATAACAAATAATTGTGAAATTTTTGTGACTTT contains:
- a CDS encoding pyridoxamine 5'-phosphate oxidase family protein, which gives rise to MNEVIKFLNENPIQYFATIGLDNKPKIRPFQFMLEDNNKLYFCTSNQKEIYKELQKNPYIEICISDKNFAWLRLNGKVVFSKDENIKKKIIENNPLVKSIYKEFNNPIFEIFYLEDAKGSISTLSTSAPKIYSL